ATTCATCAGCACGTTTAGAGCGTTTCTTACAATTGGCAGCTGAAAACAATATGACGATTTGTAACTTATCAAGTTCAGCCAACTACTTCCACTTATTACGTGCCCAAGCAGCAAGCCTAGGAACTGACGCAATGAGACCATTAGTTGTCATGTCTCCAAAAGGTTTATTACGTAATAAAACAGTAGCGCAACCAATCAGTGCATTTACATCTGGTGGATTTGAACCAATTCTCCCAGAAGCACACGAAGCTAAAAAGGTTAAAAAAGTCATTCTCGCATCAGGCAAAATGTTTATCGACTTGAAAGAAAAATTAGCTGAATCACCAAACGAATCGATTTTACTTGTAGCTGTTGAACGACTCTATCCTTTCCCAGAAGAAGAAATTCGATCAATTCTCGAAACACTTCCAAACCTTAAAACAGTCGCATGGGTTCAAGAAGAGCCGCAAAACCAAGGGGCATGGCATTATGCTTATCCAATGTTGAGTGACATCGTTGGCGATCAATACGAATTGACTTATCACGGTAGAAAACATAGAGCTGCACCTGCCGAGGGTGATGGTGAAATTCATAAACTTGTTCAAAATAATATCATTGAAAATAGTTTAAATATTTAGGGGGCATATAAAAAATGGCAGAGGTAAAAGTTCCAGAATTAGCAGAATCGATTACGGAAGGTACCATTGCAGAATGGTTAAAACAAGTAGGTGACACTGTTGAAAAAGGTGAAGCTATCCTTGAATTAGAAACAGACAAAGTGAATGTCGAAGTGGTTTCTGAAGAAGAAGGTACAATTCAAGAATTACTTGCTGAAGAAGGCGACACAGTAGAAGTCGGCCAAGCCATTGCAGTAGTGGGTGAAGGTGGCGCTGCTCAACCTTCAAGTGATGATTCAAAAGCTGACTCAAAAGACGCGTCAAATCAATCAGAACAACAGGCGTCAGACAAACAAGCGCAAAAAGAAGAAAAGTCATCTTCAGACAAAGAAAGCCAAAGCAGTTCTTCAAACGAACGTATTAATGCAACACCTTCAGCACGTCGCGCGGCACGTGAAAAAGGCATTAGCTTAAGTGAAGTGAATGGCAAAGCAAATGATGTCGTTCGTAAAGAAGATGTTGAACGTGGCTCACAACAAAAATCAACAGGCGCTGCTCAATCTAAAGAAAAAGAAGCTGCTGCACCACAAGCACCTAAAACACCATCAAAACCAGTCATTCGTGAAAAAATGAGTCGTAGAAAACAAACTGCAGCTAAAAAATTATTAGAAGTAAGCAATAACACTGCAATGTTAACGACATTCAATGAAGTAGACATGACGAATGTGATGGCGCTCCGTAAACGTAAAAAAGACAAATTTATGGAAGATCATGACGGTACGAAACTTGGCTTCATGTCATTCTTCACAAAAGCAGCGGTTGCCGCATTGAAACGTTACCCTGAAGTGAACGCTGAAATCGATGGCGACTACATGGTAACAAAACAATACTACGATATCGGTATTGCCGTATCGACACCAGGCGGTTTACTCGTACCGAACGTAAGAGATTGCGATAAGAAAAACTTTGCAGAAATCGAACAAGAAATTGCCAACTTAGCGGCAAAAGCACGCGATAATAAATTGACATTGGATGACATGATGAATGGTTCATTCACAATTACAAATGGTGGTATTTTCGGTTCAATGATGTCTACACCAATTATCAACGGTAGTCAAGCTGCAATTTTAGGTATGCACTCTATTATTACGAGACCGGTTGCGATTGATCAAGATAAGATTGAAAACCGTCCAATGATGTATATCGCATTAAGTTATGACCATAGAATTATCGATGGAAAAGAAGCCGTAAGTTTCTTGAAAATGATTAAAGAGTTAATTGAAAACCCAGAAGATTTATTATTAGAGTCTTAATTTATATTTGATTAAGAGGGCAAGGCAAAATTTTGATGATTTGATTCTTAGTTTTGCTATACTTGCCCTCTTTTGTATGTACTTATTTTTACAATTGCCAAGATTGGCTCGCGTTCTTAGGGGCTGAACCTTCAACTAACCAACGCTTTTATTGTACTGTTACATTGGTTGAAGCGTTGGTGGATTTTCCGGTTCAGCTCATCCCTCAAGAGTCTCGCCATCTTGGCAATTTTACGTTAGCATACGGATAAAATGGAAGGTCTTATCAAATGAATACTAAAACATATCAAAATTTTACAACCCTTTATCATATGGTTATTAAAATAATTGTTTTTGCCTTTTTGAATATTAATGACTGATCCCTCGGGAGTCTCACCCACCTTGGCAATTTCTCCTCATATGAGTACCAAAAAACAGGAGCGGTGCTTAAGTCACAGAATTCATCAAATTTTACTTCTCTTTAATCAAATCTTCTTTCAAAGTTAGTTTCTAATTATTTTTCTAATGAGTTTGTTTTCTTAAAATGTTCCTATCCATCTTGGCAATTTTTCATTATATTTGCATACGAGAGGGTAAGTTTAAAGAAATACAAAAAGTAAAACGTTTTATAAATTTTTTGATAAAATTACGGTGTGCCACAATTGGGATTTTTGTATTACAATGAATAAAAACAACACTTTAAAGAAAAGGGTGTCAACGATGAGTGATAAATTTGTTTATATACTTATTATTATCGGTGTAATTAATATGATTGCAGAATTAGGGTTAATCGTCGCAAGTTTATTAGGTTATCTTCATTATTATCCAGTTCTCCAATTCATTGGGACAGGATTATTAGTCTTATTTGCCTTCGATACTTTAAAGTTTAATCGTTCGAAAATGATTTATATTGTGGCAGGTATCGCTTTTATTGTTGCTGGTACGATACTCAAATTTTAAAGCTATGTCATCTGATTCCTTCCATACTTTATTTACGTTATAATAAAAACAAAGAGGAGTGAGATCAAATGGCGCAGTTTCGTAGTGTGACATTGGGCACTAAAAGTATAGACAAAACGATTGATTTATTCCATAATATGTTAGGTATGACGTACCACAGAAAGGGCAATCGTGTTCAATTTGGAGATGCACAACGCAGCCCTGGTACACGCCTTCAGTTTGTTGAAATAGCAGAATCGATTGAACCGGCGCATCAACATTTTGAAAGTGTGGCATTACGTACACCGAGTAACGAGGGTATTGATGAATATATGGCCATTTTAAAAGCACAGCAACATCCATTTGAAGGGCCTGCTCTTTTGAATGGTCATCAATGGATACAATTTTCTGATGCCAATGACCAACATTTCAATATTTTTTCAGACGAAGCGAATGTCGGCATTGGACTGGGAATGCCTAGTGAAGAGAGTTCTGTCAGTCCGCTACATCAATTACAAGGACTCGGCCCAGTGATGTTGCGCACACATGAACCGGCTGTGACGATGACGTTATTAAGTGATTTATTTGGCTTTAACCCTATTGCTGAATACACTTCACCTCAAGCCAATCAATCTGTCGTAGTTATGGAAGGAGAGGGCGGTGGATTAGGTGCTGAAGTTCATATTTATCAAACAGACACTATACAAATCCCACCGTACGGCATCGTTGAGCAACTCGAATTTACGGCACAACACGAAGACGAATTTAATAATGCGTTGAATCAACTGACACATCACGATATCCCATTTCAACAGCTTAAAAATGAGCAACATGAGACGCGTTCGATTCGTGTCAATGATATTAGCGGGCTAGCATTGATTTTAACATTAGCGCATGCAACGAAAGGAAGTTAAACTATGTTACATGAAACTTGGAAAACGCGTACACCACTTAAAAAGGTGAAAGTCGTTCATACAGATGCAAAGAAATTTACTGTCAGCGATATGTTAACTGTTGGACAAACATATGATGTCGTTAACGAAACTGAAGAATACTATCAAATTATTGATAACTCAGGTCACGTCGGCGGTTATTACAAAACTTATTTTGAAGAAGTATAAGCACTTCTTGTGTTATCACGATTTAAAATTTCAAAAAGCGGGGGTATCTCGGTACTCACGTCTTTTTTCATGCACTTAAATAGAAAGGGAAATGACAATGGTTAAGGAATTTACTGGTTATATTAACTCCGATGAAACTGTTCTTGGAGATGCAATCAAGTTGTTCGAATTGAATAAAAACATATTACTAAAAGGGCCCACTGGTTCAGGGAAAACGAGATTAGCTGAAACATTGAGCGAAATGACTGAATTACCGATGCATCAAATTAACTGTTCTGTTGATTTAGATGCAGAAAGTTTACTCGGCTTTAAAACGATTAAAACATCAGATCAAGGCCATCAAGAGATTGTTTTTATCGATGGTCCAGTTATTCGTGCGATGCGTGAAGGTCATATTTTATACATCGACGAAATCAATATGGCGAAACCGGAAACGTTACCAATTTTAAATGGTGTGTTGGACTATCGTCGTCAATTGACCAACCCATTTACAGGTGAAGTGATTAAAGCGGCGCCTGGTTTTAAAGTCATAGCAGCCATTAATGAAGGCTATGTTGGGACACTACCGATGAATGAGGCATTAAAAAACCGTTTCGTCGTGATTAATGTAGATTATATTGACGGCCAAACTTTACATGATGTCATCAAGGCGCAAAGTTTATTGCAAGACGATCCATTAATTGACCAAATTATTAAATTTAATGCTGATTTACGTACGATGACACAACAAGGACAATTGTCTGAAGAAGCAGCAAGTATTCGTGCATTAATTGATATGAGCGATTTAGCGACAGTGATGCCGATTGAACGCGCGATTCAACGTAGTATCATTGACAAATTAGAAGATGAACGTGAACAACAAGCGATAATGAATGCGGTAGAACTTAACTTTTAGAAGGTGATATTATGAGCGATCGCTTTATCATGTTTAACGACGAACAACTCGATGCCATGAAAATGATGATGTTACAAGATTTGGCACGGCTGTTGTTGAAAGATCCGAATACACAAGTCA
Above is a genomic segment from Staphylococcus delphini containing:
- the sucB gene encoding dihydrolipoyllysine-residue succinyltransferase translates to MAEVKVPELAESITEGTIAEWLKQVGDTVEKGEAILELETDKVNVEVVSEEEGTIQELLAEEGDTVEVGQAIAVVGEGGAAQPSSDDSKADSKDASNQSEQQASDKQAQKEEKSSSDKESQSSSSNERINATPSARRAAREKGISLSEVNGKANDVVRKEDVERGSQQKSTGAAQSKEKEAAAPQAPKTPSKPVIREKMSRRKQTAAKKLLEVSNNTAMLTTFNEVDMTNVMALRKRKKDKFMEDHDGTKLGFMSFFTKAAVAALKRYPEVNAEIDGDYMVTKQYYDIGIAVSTPGGLLVPNVRDCDKKNFAEIEQEIANLAAKARDNKLTLDDMMNGSFTITNGGIFGSMMSTPIINGSQAAILGMHSIITRPVAIDQDKIENRPMMYIALSYDHRIIDGKEAVSFLKMIKELIENPEDLLLES
- a CDS encoding DUF6501 family protein, with amino-acid sequence MLHETWKTRTPLKKVKVVHTDAKKFTVSDMLTVGQTYDVVNETEEYYQIIDNSGHVGGYYKTYFEEV
- a CDS encoding ATP-binding protein → MVKEFTGYINSDETVLGDAIKLFELNKNILLKGPTGSGKTRLAETLSEMTELPMHQINCSVDLDAESLLGFKTIKTSDQGHQEIVFIDGPVIRAMREGHILYIDEINMAKPETLPILNGVLDYRRQLTNPFTGEVIKAAPGFKVIAAINEGYVGTLPMNEALKNRFVVINVDYIDGQTLHDVIKAQSLLQDDPLIDQIIKFNADLRTMTQQGQLSEEAASIRALIDMSDLATVMPIERAIQRSIIDKLEDEREQQAIMNAVELNF
- a CDS encoding lactoylglutathione lyase; translation: MAQFRSVTLGTKSIDKTIDLFHNMLGMTYHRKGNRVQFGDAQRSPGTRLQFVEIAESIEPAHQHFESVALRTPSNEGIDEYMAILKAQQHPFEGPALLNGHQWIQFSDANDQHFNIFSDEANVGIGLGMPSEESSVSPLHQLQGLGPVMLRTHEPAVTMTLLSDLFGFNPIAEYTSPQANQSVVVMEGEGGGLGAEVHIYQTDTIQIPPYGIVEQLEFTAQHEDEFNNALNQLTHHDIPFQQLKNEQHETRSIRVNDISGLALILTLAHATKGS